The following proteins are co-located in the Paroedura picta isolate Pp20150507F chromosome 18, Ppicta_v3.0, whole genome shotgun sequence genome:
- the TJP1 gene encoding tight junction protein 1 isoform X12, with amino-acid sequence MAQTHKLSLPAVAGYFFLYIYPAFLPSFLPIVLSSQQPCESTTMEETAIWEQHTVTLHRAPGFGFGIAISGGRDNPHFQSGETSIVISDVLKGGPAEGLLQENDRVAMVNGVSMDNVEHAFAVQQLRKSGKNAKITIRRMKKVQIPVTRTEPDPVSENDEDSYEEEVPDPRSSRGATSASRRHEKSWVRDRSASRERSLSPRSDRRSVTSSQPAKPTKVTLVKSRKNEEYGLRLASHIFVKEISQDSLAARDGNILEGDVVLKINGTVTENMSLTDAKTLIERSKGKLRMVVQRDERATLLNVPDLSDSVHSANASERDDISEIQSLASDHSNRSHDRPHRSGSRSPDQRSEPSDHSRHSPQQPSNGSLRSRDDERIAKPGAVSTPVKNMEDLPLSKSVDESVVERNEKQTPPLPEPKPVYAQPGQPDVDLPVSPSDGPLPNSTHEDGMLRPSMKLVKFKKGDSVGLRLAGGNDVGIFVAGVLEDSPAAKEGLEEGDQILRVNNVDFTNIIREEAVLFLLDLPKGEEVTILAQKKKDVYRRIVESDVGDSFYIRTHFEYEKESPYGLSFNKGEVFRVVDTLYNGKLGSWLAIRIGKNHKEVERGIIPNKNRAEQLASVQYTLPKTAGGDRADFWRFRGLRSSKRNLRKSREDLSAQPVQTKFPAYERVVLREAGFLRPVTIFGPIADVAREKLAREEPNIYQIAKSEPRDAGTDQRSSGIIRLHTIKQIIDRDKHALLDVTPNAVDRLNYAQWYPIVVFLNPDSKQGVKTMRMRLCPESRKSARKLYERAHKLRKNNHHLFTATINLNSMNDGWYGALKEAIQQQQSQLVWVSEGKADGATSDDLDLHDDRLSYLSAPGSEYSMYSTDSRHTSDYEDTDTEGGAYTDQELDETLNDEVGTPPESAITRSSEPVREDASGMHHENPTFPPYAPQAQPQPNPRIESPGFKATAQPKAEALPAAPYLPPSPEPNPAACSTSTVRPSLSLSNVRLEEPGLAPYNSFQSQAGPLRTPGTEPPHITARDPDLPPLSLHVDPPKMYRKDPYLSEEPYLNEEPPRQNYALKPPSHGHAAPRQDKEPGLAYEPQGQYPDKQPGRDYEPLAYRYESTNYVDQLPRGYDPRLQYEERTPPYEDHWAYYEEKQPFPARPPFDSQPPRDFDPRPNADESTDRRCYFPAQPRFEEPPPAAAYDNRPRYEHASKNFGLPPLRYEEQSAAGYEAHGRYKAETPAYASAAPRSPEPKHYFEAQPRGYEPPLPQGFAAKVGPHEPSHNPAGAHPPLPLPSKPEALPSHSKPLPTQPAEEEDDPAMKPQSVLTRVKMFENKRSSSLEKIKDSNDVPVVKQPPELAPKPNMAPASVPKPVSQNQYEHDKPAYRAPEPQRPQAKPPEDIVRANHYDPEEDEEYYRKQLSYFDRRSYENKPAGAQVPPSHHPEPAKPAHLHNQLNYTNYSSKLLGSCTSYAYSKRSVRWGKSLDVEPLERVAAEKRYEPIPPVTPPPPAPPVHYTQPQSINNPIVSLQPKPALPEVNSVSEFQNSTVSKPDPPPSQNKPVAFRSSSREDTVQSTYFPQKSFPDKGPVNGTEPISKTVTPAYNRFTTKPYTSAARPFERKFESPKFNHNLLPDEHQPKPELALKPQNSPQPVSKAHSSSQPHAEFDSAMENFSVQAEKLKYQPNNISAVPKAIPVSPSALEDDDEEDGHTVVATARGVFNSNGGVLSSIETGVSIIIPQGAIPEGIEQEIYFKVCRDNSILPPLDKEKGETLLSPLVMCGPHGLKFLKPVELRLPHCASMTPDGWSFALKSSDSSSGDPKTWQNKSLPGDPNYLVGANCVSVLIDHF; translated from the exons ACCATCAGGAGGATGAAGAAAGTTCAGATCCCGGTGACGCGGACGGAGCCGGACCCCGTGTCGGAGAACGACGAGGACAGCTACGAAGAGGAGGTCCCGGACCCGAGGAGTTCCCGCGGTGCTACGAGCGCAAGCAGAAGGCACGAGAAGAGTTGGGTGAGGGACCGAAGTGCCAGCAGGGAGAGGAGTCTGTCGCCACGGTCAGACCGCCGGTCGGTGACCTCCAGTCAGCCTGCAAAGCCGACGAAAGTCACGTTGGTGAAGTCCAGGAAGAATGAAG AATACGGTTTGCGCCTGGCCAGCCACATATTCGTGAAAGAAATCTCCCAGGACAGTCTGGCGGCGAGAGACGGGAACATTCTGGAAGGTGACGTTGTCTTGAAG ATAAACGGCACAGTCACGGAAAATATGTCATTGACAGATGCCAAGACCCTAATAGAAAGGTCAAAGGGCAAGCTGAGGATGGTGGTCCAAAGGGATGAGCGGGCCACTCTGCTGAACGTCCCAGATCTTTCTGATAGCGTTCACTCCGCCAATGCCTCGGAAAGAGATG ACATTTCAGAAATCCAGTCGCTGGCATCCGATCATTCCAACCGATCCCATGACCGGCCCCACCGCAGTGGCTCCCGATCTCCTGACCAGCGGTCGGAGCCTTCAGACCATTCCAGGCATTCTCCTCAGCAGCCCAGCAACGGCAG CCTCCGGAGCAGAGATGACGAGAGAATAGCAAAGCCAGGGGCGGTCTCCACGCCTGTGAAGAACATGGAGGACCTCCCGCTTTCGAAATCCGTGGATGAATCCGTGGTGGAAAGGAACGAGAAGCAGACCCCACCTCTTCCAG AACCAAAGCCAGTCTATGCTCAGCCGGGACAGCCGGATGTGGATTTACCGGTTAGTCCGTCCGACGGCCCTCTACCGAACTCGACCCACGAGGACGGCATGCTTCG GCCCAGCATGAAGCTTGTGAAATTCAAAAAGGGGGACAGCGTCGGCTTGCGGCTGGCCGGCGGGAACGATGTCGGGATCTTCGTCGCGGGCGTTCTCGAGGACAGCCCTGCCGCTAAGGAGGGCTTGGAAGAAGGAGACCAGATTCTCAGG GTCAATAACGTCGACTTCACGAACATCATCCGCGAAGAAGCCGTTCTGTTCCTGCTCGACCTCCCTAAAGGGGAAGAGGTCACCATCTTGGCGCAGAAGAAAAAGGACG TTTATCGGCGCATTGTGGAGTCGGACGTGGGAGATTCTTTCTACATCAGAACTCATTTTGAATACGAGAAGGAATCTCCCTACGGGCTCAGCTTCAACAAGGGCGAGGTGTTCCGGGTGGTGGACACCCTATACAACGGCAAGCTGGGCTCCTGGCTGGCTATCCGGATCGGCAAGAATCACAAGGAGGTCGAAAGAGGCATCATCCCCAACAAAAACAG agccGAGCAGCTGGCGAGCGTGCAGTACACGCTTCCGAAGACGGCCGGCGGGGACCGTGCCGATTTCTGGAGGTTCAGAGGCCTGCGGAGCTCCAAGAGAAACCTCCGGAAGAGCAGAGAGGACCTGTCCGCCCAGCCGGTGCAGACCAAGTTTCCCGCCTACGAGAGAGTCGTCCTTCGAGAAG CGGGCTTTCTCAGGCCGGTGACCATCTTTGGACCCATTGCTGACGTGGCCCGTGAGAAACTGGCGAGAGAAGAACCGAATATTTATCAGATTGCAA AAAGCGAACCGAGGGACGCCGGGACGGACCAGCGTAGCTCTGGCATTATCCGCCTCCATACGATAAAACAGATAATCGACCGA GACAAACACGCCTTGCTAGACGTCACCCCCAACGCGGTGGACCGTTTGAATTACGCACAGTGGTATCCCATCGTGGTGTTCTTGAACCCGGATTCCAAGCAGGGCGTCAAGACCATGAGGATGAGGCTCTGCCCCGAATCTCGGAAAAGCGCGCGGAAGCTCTACGAGAGAGCCCACAAGCTCCGGAAAAACAACCATCACCTCTTCACAG CAACGATTAACTTGAATTCGATGAACGACGGCTGGTATGGGGCTCTCAAGGAAGCGattcagcagcagcagagccagctGGTGTGGGTTTCGGAAGGCAAG GCAGACGGCGCGACCAGCGACGACCTCGATCTGCACGACGACCGCTTGTCCTACCTGTCGGCCCCGGGCAGCGAGTACTCCATGTACAGCACGGACAGTCGGCATACTTCTGACTACGAGGACACCGACACGGAAGGCGGGGCCTACACCGACCAGGAGCTAGACGAGACGCTCAACGACGAGGTGGGGACGCCCCCTGAGTCGGCCATCACGCGCTCCTCCGAACCCGTCAGGGAAGATGCGTCAGGCATGCACCACGAGAACCCGACGTTCCCTCCGTACGCGCCACAAGCTCAGCCGCAGCCAAATCCCAGGATAGAGTCGCCGGGGTTCAAGGCGACTGCTCAGCcg AAAGCCGAAGCCTTGCCGGCAGCCCCCTACCTTCCCCCGTCGCCAGAACCCAACCCTGCGGCCTGCTCAACTTCCACCGTCCGCCCCAGTCTCAGCCTCTCTAATGTCAGgctggaggagccaggcctggccccGTACAACTCTTTCCAGTCGCAAGCCGGCCCCCTAAGAACGCCCGGCACGGAGCCGCCTCATATCACGGCCAGAGATCCAGACCTGCCTCCCTTGTCGTTGCACGTAGACCCGCCAAAG ATGTACAGGAAAGACCCCTACCTGAGCGAAGAGCCGTACCTCAACGAGGAACCCCCCCGGCAGAACTACGCCCTGAAGCCGCCGTCCCACGGCCACGCGGCGCCGCGGCAGGACAAGGAGCCCGGCCTGGCCTACGAACCGCAAGGCCAGTACCCGGACAAGCAGCCCGGCCGAGATTACGAGCCCTTGGCGTACAGGTATGAGTCCACAAACTACGTCGACCAGCTGCCTCGCGGCTACGACCCCCGCCTCCAGTACGAGGAGCGCACGCCTCCCTACGAAGACCACTGGGCGTACTATGAGGAGAAGCAGCCCTTCCCGGCCAGGCCGCCGTTCGACAGCCAGCCGCCTCGGGACTTCGACCCCCGGCCGAACGCAGACGAGAGCACAGACCGGCGATGCTATTTCCCAGCACAACCCCGCTTCGAAGAGCCCCCTCCTGCGGCGGCCTACGACAACAGGCCTCGCTACGAGCACGCCTCCAAGAATTTCGGCCTCCCGCCGCTGAGGTACGAGGAGCAGTCTGCCGCCGGCTACGAGGCTCACGGAAGATACAAAGCCGAGACGCCCGCCTACGCCTCCGCGGCGCCCAGGTCGCCCGAGCCGAAGCATTACTTCGAGGCGCAGCCCAGAGGCTACGAGCCGCCTCTGCCCCAAGGGTTCGCGGCGAAAGTCGGGCCGCACGAGCCTTCCCACAATCCCGCTGGGGCCCACCCTCCCCTTCCGCTGCCGAGCAAACCAGAAGCTCTGCCTTCCCACAGTAAACCACTGCCTACGCAACCGGCCGAAGAAGAGGATGACCCAGCCATGAAGCCCCAGTCTGTTCTCACAAGGGTTAAAATGTTCGAGAACAAGAGGTCGTCGTCACTGGAGAAAATCAAGGACTCGAATGACGTCCCGGTCGTCAAG CAGCCTCCGGAGCTCGCGCCGAAGCCTAACATGGCCCCAGCGAGCGTCCCGAAGCCGGTCTCTCAAAACCAATACGAACACGACAAACCAGCTTACAG GGCTCCCGAACCGCAGCGGCCTCAAGCGAAACCCCCCGAGGACATCGTCCGGGCAAACCACTACGACcccgaggaggacgaggagtacTATCGCAAGCAGCTCTCCTACTTCGACCGCCGCAGCTACGAGAACAAGCCTGCCGGGGCACAGGTGCCCCCCAGCCACCACCCGGAGCCTGCAAAGCCAGCCCATCTCCATAATCAGCTGAACTACACCAACTACTCTTCCAA ATTGCTCGGCTCTTGCACTAGCTATGCCTACTCGAAAAGGAGCGTCAGGTG GGGGAAGTCCCTAGACGTGGAGCCGTTGGAGAGGGTTGCGGCCGAGAAGCGCTACGAGCCGATCCCGCCGGTGACGCCACCTCCCCCCGCGCCCCCGGTACACTACACACAACCTCAGTCCATTAACAACCCGATCGTGTCTCTCCAGCCCAAACCTGCTCTTCCGGAAG tcaactcCGTGTCCGAATTCCAGAATTCCACCGTGTCCAAGCCCGACCCGCCACCCTCTCAGAACAAGCCAGTCGCCTTCCGGTCTTCCAGCCGAGAGGACACCGTTCAGTCCACCTACTTCCCTCAGAAAAGCTTCCCCGATAAAGGGCCGGTCAACGGGACGGAGCCGATCTCCAAGACGGTCACCCCGGCTTACAACCGTTTCACGACGAAGCCTTACACAAGTGCCGCCCGGCCGTTTGAGCGCAAGTTTGAGAGCCCCAAGTTCAACCACAACCTCCTGCCGGACGAGCATCAGCCCAAGCCGGAGTTGGCGTTGAAACCCCAGAATTCTCCCCAGCCCGTTTCTAAAGCACACAGCTCCTCACAGCCTCACGCGGAGTTTGACAGCGCGATGGAGAACTTCTCCGTGCAGGCGGAGAAGCTCAAGTACCAACCAAATAACATCAGCGCCGTGCCTAAAGCCATTCCTGTGAG TCCTTCTGCGTTGGAAGACGACGACGAAGAGGACGGCCACACTGTCGTTGCCACGGCAAGAGGCGTGTTCAACAGCAACGGTGGCGTCCTCAGTTCCATAGAGACGGGAGTGAGCATCATCATCCCCCAAGGTGCCATTCCAGAGGGAATAGAGCAAGAAATCTATTTCAAAGTCTGCCGAGACAACAGTATCCTCCCGCCTTTAGACAAAGAGAAAG GTGAAACGCTGCTCAGCCCCTTGGTCATGTGCGGGCCCCACGGACTGAAATTCCTGAAGCCGGTGGAGCTGCGCTTACCACATTGTGCGTCTATGACCCCTGATGGTTGGTCTTTTGCTCTCAAATCCTCCGACTCCTCGTCGG GTGACCCCAAAACCTGGCAGAACAAGTCTCTTCCCGGTGATCCAAACTATCTTGTTGGAGCAAACTGTGTCTCAGTTCTAATAGATCACTTCTAA